DNA sequence from the Vicia villosa cultivar HV-30 ecotype Madison, WI linkage group LG3, Vvil1.0, whole genome shotgun sequence genome:
taaataattaaaaaaaaaaaaagcaaaaccgTATAATGATACGGTCTAGGTGTCAATATAGGTGTAACAATAACATTTCCCTATATATAACTCATAAATCATAGTAGTCATATAGAATATTGTACTCGAAAGAATACACCAAAGTAATATTActaacaaagaaaattaaaatatcagTTCTACGATAAATAATTTGCGTATGGATTCATTATCTTATTACTCTcttacacacacacatacacacaaacacacaaacacagacatatatatatatatatatatatatatatagagagagagagagagagagagagagagagagagagagaaagcagATCAGAATGGTTATCGACCGACTATTTTGAAGGAATTCTAGTTCGTCTGAAGTACTTGCAACATAGGGGAACTATCCTATAAAAGAGTACATGCAATCCAAATTCAAAATATACCAAACGGATCTTCGATCACACACTTAGTAAATAGCAGATTGTTATAACTTAAAAACCCTCTCATTATATAAAAGATAGGTGGGGAGAATTCAAGTACATAATTTTAAACCCAGTTTTCATTCATTGTTTTCATTCATTGTTCTCCTTCACATATTGACTTGAGCGTTGGAGTGTTAACTTTACAAGTCAGCCCCTCCCCCATCACATTGGAAGCTCAAATCCCCTATTATTCATGGAAATTATGGCACTCACACAACAGATGTCAAGACAGATATCCTAACAACACACAAAATACAGAACGATAAATAACACAATAATTGTTAACAGAGTTCAGTGCAACATTACCCAATATGGGGGCtatcaagccaggaaggaaatccagtATTAGCAGTACTAGTTCGAAGCCTAAATaatcccagtttacaacttctctccTAATCCCAacccagtgcaacttctacctagaaatcaacatctagatatgagaaatcgacaTCTCATCTCCAATCTCCGCAGTGATAAATGATAGTCGCACACCCCGTGACCAATGGAACCCAAATAGAAAGATTATACTTCCCAATAAAAATACTTAGTCAAACACCTTAACTAAGAACAATAaatgatcttgcttaaaagctttgatcaagaacaatactcaactctcttgcttaaaagctttaagagtgagaacacacgtccacctcaatgtatcagaagatacatgagtgaaacAAAAGAAAGAACACACGAAAAACTTGAGAGACTCCCAAAACAAGAACCCTTATGAACCCACAGTTTCCCTTATTTGATTGCTTGCAAAATTAGGTTTCCCAAGTTCCTTTTTATAAACTCTTGCAGTATGAGCttggaattaaaaataaatccaatcttcttctttcttaaaacaacgaaaacatcttttcacaaaataggaacaaatcaaatcaaatcttagtttTCTTAAAGAATTCTCAAAACTTCTTTTTCTAAAAATCGAGACCAATCTGCATTTGTCCTAAACAGTAATTGATTGCATACGCCTATAATAAGCATCTAAATATTCCAGATTCTCATacttttgaatcaaatctttcaaggATAAAAAGCAGATTGAACTTTCAGGATGTTCTAGTgtaagatgtcacaacatctgacATAACATTTGTCAAAACACATAACAGATGAACCTGTTATGACAGTAGgacaagatgtttcaacatctttctcaacatcagttaagaaccatATTTTAGCAAAATTATACCAATTacaaaaaccatggaactaaGAATCTCCCCATTtgacaaattttggctaaaataaCCAAAGCACAATTAAGTCCTGGAGATAAATCACATTTACATGATAGCAtataaatctaaaacaaattgCAAATATATATCAGATATGCAAAATAGTTACACATAAAGGTCTTGTTTTTTTAAAGCTCTTTGGAGCTTGTATAAACAGACAAGTCCATTGCTCCCCATGTCATATAGAACCCGTACTATCCTCAAAGGGATACCAGAACATGAACTACTTAAGTTCACACATCAGAGGCATATGCAACAGAAGATAATTAAAAAGCCTCACATTCAGTAGGATGTCAGAACATCTTGCACATATTATTCAATCTCCAGTCTTCAGTCTTTAGTACCTGCAGCAACACAATCAATCAGCATGACACACTATCATGCCCCCCTAAATAGTTCCAGCAGGCAACCACAATAACATGTTTTGTAACATCAGGACAATAAAAAAACACACTAACACTTTACTCCCCTTGTTAGccaaaaattgaaagagaaaaaaGTAAATGTAAACATACGGAAGCACACAAATATTACAATCAAGCAACACACACAAATGGAAGCACACATATTTGGTGGAAACACACAAATCTGTATCACTTTTAGATGGTCTTCCACCTCCTGCCCTTGTAAAAAATCCTTATGCATTTCTTGTGGCTGTCTTGCAGAGACCTTCTGTTCCATCCCTTGTACATAGAAATTTGAGTAGGCTTCTCAAGCCTCAGAAATTAGAGGAAAGATGCAGTAACAGTTGCACTCCTCCATGTCTGTAATTGCTATAACTATTCCATAAAGCAGATTCCCAGCTAACCTCTAAGATTTTCAAACTAATTAGCACCGAAGCTTTGGTGAAAAATCAGTCAATTGTTTCTTAGTGGGTATATACTCTAGAGTGATCACTTTATCTTCAACCAGCTCTCTGATAAAATGATGACagatttcaatatgtttggtcctGCTGTGTTGTATAGgattttttgaaatattgataGCACTcagattgtcacaatataatgtcatgacatcttgctcGATATTTTATTCCttcaacatttgtttcatccacatGAGTTGTGAACAGCTACTTTCAACTATAATATGCTCAACTTCAGCAGTAGACAGCGAGACACATTTTTGCTTCTTACTAAACCAAGAAATGATATTGTTTCCCAAAAAGAAACATCCACCAAACGTGCTTTTTCTATCATCCGCACTAccagcccaatctgcatcacaataCCCTACAAGCATAGAACCTGAACCATGAGAGTATAACATTATGTAGTCACTTGTACCATTGATGtacttaaaaattattttcacttGATTGATGTGACTGGTTTTTGGATCAGCTTGATACCTTGCACATACATTTACAGCAAATGTGATATCAGGTCGGCTAGATGTAAGATATAACAAGCTTCCAATCATACTTCTGTATAAACTTTGATCAACAACGACACCATATTTATCCTTTGATAAATTCATATGAGTAGGAGCATGTGTCCTCTTATGCCTTGCATTCTCCATCCAAAACTTCTTCACTATCTTCTTGGCATACTTGCTTTGATAGATGAAAATGGAGTCATCCATCTGTTTTATTGATGTCCAAGAAAATATGTTAATTCACCAacaagactcatctcaaattttgATTGCATTTTTTTGACAAAGTGTTCCACCATTTGGTCTGACATTCCTCCAaacataatatcatcaacataactTTGAGTGGTCATAAGTTTGCCATCATTCTCCTTGACAAACAAGGTCTTGTCTATTCCTCCTTTATTGTAACCAGTTGTTAACAAGAAATTTTGTTAACCTTTCATACCAAACTCAGGGAGTTTGCTTCAAACCAGAAAGAGCTTTCTTTAGCTTAAACATACGATTTGGATAAGTAGGATATATGAATCCCTTTAGTTGCTCTACATATACTTCTTCATGTAAGTACCCACTTAGAAAGGCACTTTTCATATCCATTTGAAACAACTTAAATTTCAACAAGCAAGTCATTCCTAGTAGAAGTCTGATTGACTCAAGTATGGAAACTGGAGCAAAGGTCTCATCAAAGTCTACTCCTTCAATTTGGGTGTAGCCTCGAGCCACAAGTCTGGCCTTATTTTCGGTAACAACTCCATTTTCACCAGTTTTATTCTTGAAAACCCACCTTGTACCAATGACATTTGTTCCATCAGACCTAGGAACTAAGTCCCAAACTTCATTCTTTTTAAACTGACCAAGTTCTTGTTGCATGGCATTGATCCAAAATTCATCTACTAAGGCTTCCTTTACATTCTTGGATTCAATCTTAGAAACAAAGCAAGAGTTAGAAACTACTCCCCTTAATCTTGTTGTAATCCCTTGGTTAAGATTTCCTATAATTAGttctttaggatgatctttctAAATTATAATTGAGGGCCCTTTATCAACTTGAATATCTTCAGGTTCAGCATCAGTTGCTTCTGCATTGGTGTTGTCTTCTTCCATATTCTCTATATCATCATCCATTTGGAAGGATGTTCCAACATTATCGTTAACATTAAGATCACTGTCTATGCTTGAGTCATCAATCACCACATTTATTGATTCCATCGTGACTTGGGTTCTAGTGTTGAAAACTTTGtaggctctactgtttgtagagtagcctAAAAAATATTCCTTAGTCACTTTTGGgatccatttttcttctttgttcaCGATCAGCTAAGATGTAGAACTTAACTCCAAAAACATGGTAACTTCTACTAAATAATAATATGGTAACTTCTTTGCATGAAGCACGACTCTTGTTGATTCTTGTAGAGTTCTGTTTTTTCTTTCCATAACTCCATTATTTTGAGGAGTAATAGGAGATGAAAATTCATGATTGATACTTTCAGAGGCACAAAATTCGGCAAACTTGTTGTTTTCAAACTCCCCACCATGGTCACTTCTGATCCTGACAATGTtgctttctttctctctttgaaGTTTTTGGCACAACTCTTTGAAGACTTCAAagaattttgatttttctttaatgaAATATACCCAAGTGAATGAAGAAAAATCATTAACAACAACATATGCATACCTTTTTCCACCAAGACTTTCCACTTACATAGGTCCCATCAtatccatatgaagaagttccaGGACTTTTGTAGTGGTCTGATGTTGAAGCTTCTGGTGTGACATCTTGGTTTTCTTTCCTATCTGACATTCTCCATAGATTCTTCCTTCTTCAATTGTGAGTTTAGGCGTGCCTCAAATATCTTTTTTAGACATAATTTTCTTCATACCTTTCAAGTGTAAATGGCCAAGTTTTTGATGCCATAGGTTGACTTCATCTTGTTTGGTCATCATACAGGTAGATGCATCATTAAATCCATGAGGTGTCCATAAATAGCAATTATCCTTAGATGTGTCTCCTTTCATTAGTACTTCATTGTCTTTATTGGTGACCAGACATTCAGAATTAGTAAAGTTTACCTTCAGACcttgatcacatagttgactAATGCTTATTAGGCCGACAACAAGACCTTCTACAAATAGGACTCTATCAAGCTTAAGAGATCCTTCACAAATTAGTCTTCCAACACCTTTGATTAATCCTTATGCACCATCTCCAAAGGTAACATGGCTAGTTGTATGAGGTTTGATATCTTCCAATAATTTTAATACTCCTGTCATGTGCTTGgagcatccactatcaaaatattAGTCTTTATTTGATGATACTTTAAGACAGGTATGAGCAATAAGATTTCTTGCTCTCCAGATCTTCTTGGTCTTAATCTGTAAATAATTTGTACTGGATTGAGATGCATATTTCAGATATCCATGAAGCTTGTGACAAACTTGCTTTGAGTAACCATTTCTTCCACATAACTGACATTTCAAGGGTTGAAATTTGACTCTGGTCTGAGTTTTTGGTGATCTGTCAAGATGTTGTGACATTGAATCAGACATATTGTCTTCATCCTGTATTGTACCAGGAACAAACTTTATCTCAAggtttttctctttaattttcgaGAGTTGATGGCTAAACCCAATTCCAGTATGTGTTATTCCTTCTCTTACATGTTGAATAATGTCATCCAACATGTTAAATCCATTATTCAACATCCTAACACCCTTGATTACATTGTCAAGTTGAGATGTTAATAAGGTTACTTTACTTTGGAGTTCATAGTTGTCAGCCAGAcattcttctttctcttccttgAGCTTAGCTATGATCTTTCTTTGCTTTACTCCTATATGGTAAAATTCCTCACTTTTATTGCACAACTCTTTGAAAAGAATAATAAGATCATCCTGGGAAATTTCTTCACTACTGGAGTCTTCCCTAGAATCATATCTTCCTGTTAAGGCAATCATAGTCTTAACAGCTTCTTCTTCAGCAGATTCATCATCTGACCACGAAGTAGTCAATCCATTGGGTTTGCGATATGTAGGACATTTTGTTCCAATGTTCCCATGTTCTTTACATTCATTGCACTAAATCCCTTTATCTTGTAGATTGTTGGTGTTAGATGAGACGTCTCTGACTTTTGCACTTTCCTTTCTTTCTAGTCTTTGCAACATGCTTTTAAATTGACTTCCAAAAAATACAACAGTGTTTAACAAGTACCAGAAATTATTCTCCCTGGAGCTCACCCAATATACAGATCAGGGTGTCTGCTCTGGTACCAATTGAAATTATGGTACTCACAAAACatatgtcaagacagatgtcctAACAACACACAATGTCAAGACGAATATTATAACATCTGCTGACTTACAGCACATTATCAAATTGAACACTAAATGcagaatgataaataatatagtgATTGTTAACCCCGTTCAttgcaacaacacctaatctaAGGGCTACCAAACCAGGAAGAAAATCCAGTATTAGCAGtactagttcaaagcctaaacagtcacagtttacaacttctctcctaatccctacccagtgcaacttctacctagaaattaacaactagatatgagaaatcgatATCTCACCTCCAATCACCATAGTGATAAATGACAGTCACACACCCCGTCACCAAGGGAACCCAAATAGAAAGATTTCACTTCCCAATAAAAATACTTAGTCAAGCAccttaactaagaacaatacttgatattgcttaaaagctttgatcaagaacaatactcaactattTTACTTAAAAGCTTTAAGAGTGAGAACACACGTCCATAataatgtatcagaagatacatgagtgacacaaaaGAAAGAGCATACGAAGAACTTGAGAGACTCCTTAAACAACAACCCTTATGCACCCACGGTTTCCCTTATTTGATTGCTTGCAAATCTAGGTTTCCTAAGTTCCTTTTTATATACTCTTGAAGTATGGGCTTGGACTTTAAAACAAATCCAATCTTCTCCTTTCTGAAAACAACTGCAATATCTTTTTACAAAATAGGAATaagtcaaatcaaatcaaatcatagtTTTCTAAAAGAATTCTCAATGTTCTTTTTCTAAAAACTGAGACCAATCTGTGTTTGTCCTAAACATTCCTTGATTTCCTGCATTGTAATGAGTATCTGAATATTCAACTCATATTTTTCATTCAAATATTTCAAGGATAAAAAACAATCTGAACTGTCAGGATGTTCTTGTGtaggatgtcacaacatctggcAGAGCAATTGTCAAAACACACAACATATGAACATGTTATGACAGTAGGACAAGATATTTCAACATTTAGctcaacatcagttaagaaccatgtttCAGCATAATTATGCCAATTacaaaaaccatggaactaacatCCATCATAACCATTGATTCACCGATCAATTATGGTTCCACAATGGAATAGTGGTACCGTCTCATATCTACACATCCTCAATATCCCTCTCATTccaatgtgatttttttttgccTAGAAGCTTCCAGGAGCCACTCATTGTCATGCCTTGGGCACCGACGACCACTCACCGCCCTCGTCGGCCTCGAGTgctacatgcccaccagcttccacATGATTCATCcttgaaccacatcgtactgggagaggtctccTCTCATACCATTTGTAATGCCCCAGACTGATTTCAGGATTATCGACTggcccacaaaccaacacgggtcttttcggCATGTTTTGTCCCCACTCACAAACTTTTTGGGAAACATCCTAAAAGGTCACCCATCCAAAAACTACTCCCTGTTAAGCACGTTTAACTATGGAGTTCATATTTgttaggctaccgaaaagaagatagATCTTGTTGGTATATGTAGTACTAATAAATCCTTATAagtcttccttcaaccatgcagtctcatacctacACAGCCTCAAGATCCCTCTCATTCTGATCTGAATTCAGTTTTGCCTAGAAGTTTCGAAAATCTGTTCATTGTCATGCCTTGTGCACCGACAACCACTCACTGTCCTCGTCGGCCTCGGGTGTTATAACACTTCTCACGCATATCTGGATGGTCATGCATCTTGACCTTCACTGAGGATATACCACATGCTTCTTCATTCAGCCCGTTCAAATCGAATCAGGCAACGGGGCCTTAGAGTGTATATTGACCGCTTGGCATCCGGGGATATACATTTTCATACGTACGTCGACATAACCTTCTACTCTAGATTGTTGGGTCACGATTCACGTATGATGTATCCTCATATGCCTGAGCGCGTCATACGGTAGTTGGTTACATGCAATTTATTTTGGGGAGTAAAAATGGGTTTGGTACATTGAGCATGCTCATTTTGCCAGCACTTTAGTACTTGGAAGACCAAGGCTTTAGGCACACACCCTCTAATGTGTTTGTCCTGCCCCGCCCCATTTTTTGCGAGCTTTTGCGGGCACATGCGTTTACATGAGTTTTTGTATTTTTAGGCCTATAAGAAGCATTTCCTGCAGGCCTTCCCTGCCTCACTTTTAGTGTGGGATAGACCAAGGTTTCAGGCCTACACTCTAAAGTATGTCCACCCCATTTTTTGTGGGGCATGCATTGCCCATTTTCTACCCTTAAgtttattctcaaagacccttCAGAGTATGCTCTTCCTGCTATGACACGTAGAGATATGGATACCGAATGAGGCACGGAGTATCATAGCTCGTAGCGACTTGAGTGTTGTACATGACTACATCCAGTAGTATTTCAAGGTGTCACATCCTTATATGATACTAGATGTTCTAGGAGACCCACCTAGGCCAGCTCATTAGAAAATAGAAGAGGTCGAACAGACTAGGTCAGATCTTATTGTTGATGTGTTGCCTATATGTGATTGTATCATAAAAATTTGACAGACAAATATAGACTTAAATATTCATACAAAAAGATTATCTTAACACTTGTCTTAGCGCTaacaaaacaaatcaattaatgtttaaatttaaatgaatactTATAAAAAGAGATTTTTGAACAATATAAAGATGTCAATGAAACTTTTCCTCGATTCTCAACACATTTAAATACATATTTTCATATTGTTTTAATGAAATTTTTCCTTGATTGTCAACACAGTgaaatacatatttttatttaatttaaaaaaaactatctaacattttttagtttaattatgaTTAAAGTCTCTTTAAAGTTAGATATTTTCACTTTCAGTCCCttcaaaatattttgttaaagaaTCGCCCCTCTAAAGTTAGGAATATTAACTTATGGTCCCTCGTGCTAAAACTGTCGCTAATTCAGTCGTTAAGTTATAAAAACCGTCCCTAATTCAATCGATAAGTTATAACAACGGCCACTAAGTTGCAAAAgggactaaaaattaaaatttctaactTTAAAGGGACGATTCTTTAACAAGTTTTGAATATATGTCATTATGGTCTTCCACACAAGTTTGCAGCGCTCACTTTAGCTTCATcctcattaatttttttcaatcacCATCCCTACTTACAAGTCAAAACAAGCAAAAAGTTCAAACATTATGAAACAAGTTAttaaaacataaacaataatactttaaaatattttgaaacatAAACTATTGTGAAGACAGACCTATAAGGTAGTCATTTCCTAATATTTGATGCAACAAAGGTAACTCTTCGAAGAAGACGGGTTCGCTGCATAAGTTTGGGGTTTCCATATAAGATAGATGAGTAATATAGATGTtagagttttgttttgagagagaCGAGTGAAAGATATGTTAGAGTTTTCTTTTGAGATATACGATTGTTATGTACTGAAGCGAGGAATAATTTtgcttatatataaatatgtaacacATTTCACCATGATTGATAATATGAATCGTTATGAAATGGTTTCAATTTACACCACTGTTGATTAAAAGAATCCCTGTGATATACAAGGTCAAGCCCATTTTATCACGATAAATGGAAAATTGGTGCTGAGATTATAATCCTTTCACTCTAGGTA
Encoded proteins:
- the LOC131658248 gene encoding secreted RxLR effector protein 161-like, whose protein sequence is MDDSIFIYQSKYAKKIVKKFWMENARHKRTHAPTHMNLSKDKYGVVVDQSLYRSMIGSLLYLTSSRPDITFAVNVCARYQADPKTSHINQVKIIFKYINGTSDYIMLYSHGSGSMLVGYCDADWAGSADDRKSTFGGCFFLGNNIISWFSKKQKCVSLSTAEVEHIIVESSCSQLMWMKQMLKE